One genomic window of Medicago truncatula cultivar Jemalong A17 chromosome 1, MtrunA17r5.0-ANR, whole genome shotgun sequence includes the following:
- the LOC11435082 gene encoding nuclear transcription factor Y subunit A-10 — MAMQPVYLKEHEGNVHNSVGQFSSVTSAPWWSNAYGSQPVYGGDSCGQMKPFSLELSNYIDQLAPSKNLVRGVEQLFDKGHTNQFTIFPDDCKMSVDTPNHQATLSLQSPFAAEPLNRFELGFNQSMICAKYPYMDQFYGLFSTYGPQISGRIMLPLSMTSDDGPTYVNAKQYHGIIRRRHSRAKAVLQNKLIKRNKPYMHESRHLHAMRRPRGCGGRFLNTKVSANGNGKSGSEENGNIGGLQLQSSGSQSSEVLQSEVGTLNSSKETNGGSPNVSGSEVTSMYTQGVLDSFTVNHIGSTVHSLGDMIDTGHGIVMPTKWFAAAGRQLLEP; from the exons ATGGCTATGCAACCTGTTTATCTTAAAGAACATGAAGGAAATGTCCACAATTCTGTTGGACAGTTTTCATCTGTGACTTCAGCACCATGGTGGAGTAATGCCTATGGATCTCAACCTGTTTATGGAGGAGACTCTTGTGGCCAAATGAAACCTTTTTCACTAGAGCTTTCCAACTACATAGACCAACTTGCTCCGAGTAAGAACTTAGTTCGAGGAGTTGAACAATTGTTTGATAAAGGGCATACAAACCAATTCACCATCTTTCCAG ATGATTGTAAGATGTCAGTTGATACACCAAATCATCAAGCAACCTTATCCCTGCAATCACCATTTGCTGCCGAGCCACTTAATCGATTTGAGCTAGGTTTTAACCAGTCTATG ATCTGTGCAAAATATCCGTATATGGATCAATTTTACGGGCTCTTCTCGACTTATGGACCTCAAATCTCG gGGCGAATTATGCTTCCGCTTAGCATGACATCTGACGACGGACCAACATACGTGAATGCTAAGCAATACCATGGAATCATCAGACGCAGGCATTCTCGTGCCAAAGCTGTGCTTCAGAATAAATTGATAAAGCGTAACAAG CCATATATGCACGAATCGCGTCATCTACATGCAATGCGTAGACCAAGAGGATGCGGTGGTCGTTTCTTGAACACAAAAGTTTCTGCTAATGGAAACGGTAAAAGCGGGAGTGAAGAGAACGGAAACATTGGTGGCCTACAGCTGCAGTCCAGTGGTTCTCAGAGTTCCGAAGTCTTACAATCTGAGGTTGGAACTTTAAATTCGTCGAAGGAGACAAACGGAGGCAGTCCAAATGTCTCGGGGTCAGAGGTGACTAGCATGTATACACAGGGAGTTCTTGATAGCTTTACTGTCAATCATATCGGATCTACTGTCCACTCTTTGGGAGACATGATCGATACTGGACACGGTATCGTCATGCCAACAAAATGGTTTGCAGCAGCTGGCAGACAGCTGCTGGAACCATAA
- the LOC11435081 gene encoding RNA-binding protein CP33, chloroplastic, which translates to MAGASTGSFPIYHRLFNLSFTTHSSISHITLNFPHRTTTTTTISSKPFNLISQLFNPLHPPPSFSFYEEEQQFFESESESESESESETETETLLNSDLNQEAESTQSRRLFVGNLPFSLSSSQLAQLFGEAGNVVSVEILYDDITNRSRGFAFVTMGNVEDAEEAIRMFDGTTVGGRAIKVNFPEVPIVGKRVQMGSTYRGYVDSPHKIYAGNLGWDMTSQYLRKAFAKQPGLLSAKVVYERNNGKSRGYGFVSFETAEDVEVALSAMNGVEVQGRPLRLKLAVDNRKPSSLDQNKGNNVDSLEMLFGISK; encoded by the exons ATGGCTGGTGCAAGCACTGGTTCCTTCCCTATCTACCACAGACTCTTCAACCTTTCCTTTACTACCCATTCTTCCATTTCACACATCACCCTTAACTTCCcacacagaacaacaacaacaacaaccatttCTTCAAAACCCTTCAATCTAATCTCTCAATTATTCAACCCTCTTCATCCACCTCCTTCATTTTCATTCTATGAAGAAGAACAACAATTCTTTGAATCTGAATCTGAATCTGAATCTGAATCTGAATCTGAAACTGAAACTGAAACCTTACTTAACTCAGACCTAAATCAGGAAGCAGAATCAACCCAATCAAGAAGACTCTTTGTTGGAAACTTGCCATTTTCACTGTCTTCTTCACAATTGGCTCAACTCTTTGGAGAGGCTGGAAATGTTGTGTCTGTCGAG ATTTTGTATGATGACATCACAAATAGAAGCAGAGGATTTGCTTTTGTTACAATGGGGAACGTGGAGGATGCTGAAGAAGCAATTCGAATGTTTGATGGCACT ACAGTTGGAGGCAGGGCTATTAAGGTAAACTTCCCAGAAGTGCCCATAGTAGGAAAAAGGGTACAAATGGGCTCAACCTATAGAGGTTATGTAGATAGCCCTCACAAGATCTATGCTGGAAACCTTGGTTGGGATATGACTTCCCAGTATCTTAGAAAAGCCTTTGCTAAGCAACCAGGCTTACTGAGTGCCAAGGTCGTCTACGAAAGGAACAATGGAAAATCTCGCGGATATGGATTTGTCTCTTTCGAAACTGCTGAGGATGTAGAGGTTGCTTTGAGTGCTATGAATGGCGTG GAGGTTCAAGGCCGACCTTTACGACTGAAATTGGCTGTGGATAACAGGAAGCCTTCATCTCTTGATCAAAATAAAGGAAATAATGTTGATAGCTTGGAAATGTTATTTGGAATAAGCAAATGA